The segment TTCTCAACTTCAACACGAATACGCTCAGGAATATTATGAGTAACTTCAACGATTGCTTCTAAAATAGCATGTTTATAACTATCTTTTTCAGCATTTCCATGGCTTTTGATAACAATGCCATTTAATCCCAAAAAGGTAGCACCGTTATATTGGCTTGGTTCAGCACGCGCAGCGATTTTCTTCAAGACAGGCAATGCAATAAAGGCTGCAAAACGCGCATACCAACCATCGGTAAAGGCTCGTTTAATAGTGCGAATAAGCATGTCAGCAACACCTTCACTGCATTTGAGTGCAACATTACCAACAAAACCATCACAGACTACAACATCTGCCACACCTTGATACATATTAGTACCTTCTACAAAGCCAACATAATTAAGCCCACTCTCTTCTAATAATTGAGCGGCTTTTTTCACTGCTTCGCTGCCTTTAATGGCTTCTGAACCAATATTTAAGAGTCCTACTTTGGGCTTAGGGATATTATCAACGCCTTGCGCTAAGATAGATCCCATCACCGCAAATTGAAATAAATGCTCTGCTTCACAATCTACATTGGCACCCAAATCAAGCATCCGCATACGACCCATTTTCTTCTGATCTACATTAATCGGCATTGGATAAACAATTGCTGGCCTATCAATACCTGGTAATGTTTTTAAAACAAATCGCGCAATAGCCATGAGTGCGCCTGTATTACCAGCGCTCACACAGGCATGTGCTTTTTGCTCTTTAACCAGATTAATTGCGACACGCATAGAAGAATCGCGCTTTGAGCGCAATGCAAATGCAGGTGACTCATCCATCAAAACTTGTTGTGTTGTATGATGAATGGTTAATTGAGAATGTGCTTTAACCGCATGCTTAGCAAGTTCTTGCTCAATGCGAGCTTCATCTCCCACTAAAATGAGATGTAAATTTGGATAGTTTTTGATAACGTCCAGGGCAGCTGGGATAACGACTCTTGGGCCATGATCCCCCCCCATTGCGTCCAAAGCAATACAAATTGTATTAACAGGACTATTCTTCATCTGCATCCATAGGTGTATCAATCACTTGACGTCCACGGTAATAACCATCTGCGGTTACGTGATGTCTACGATGTGTTTCACCAGATTCAGAATCAATAGATAACGTAGGCTTAGTAACTTTATCATGAGTACGACGTTTATCTCTTCTGCTACGAGATACCTTATCTTTTTGTACGGCCATTTCAATATCCTCTTTTTATTAAGATTTAAGTTTTATCAAGATCATTCATCAAGTTTTTAAAAGGAAAAATTTTCTCTTCTTCCGTTTTTTCTATTTCAGCTTCTTTAGGCTGAACCAAAGCACACGGATGTGTATGCTTAGGCGTCATCGGTAAAGCCAAATGTAATTCTTCTGTAAGCCAAGCCAACAAACTAATCGTTTCATCGTTTAGCAAAAGTGGCTCATATTGTTCTGGCAATTCTTTCGCCGCTTCAATAGAAATAACTGGACTCACACAAATGTCTTGAGAAATTTGGTAATCAAACGCCTCTAAACATCGCTGACATGTTAAAAGCAAGCTGCCTGAAAAATGCCCTTCTATCGTTGGAATGCCTTCGGCATCGATGCCAAACTCTAAGGCTACCGTTAAAACACGGTCTGCTGGTTGAACATTATCAAGCCCCAAACCAGTTAATTCGCTAACAAAAACATTAGCCGTCAAAACATGGCCTTTCTGATTATCTTGGCATAATTTCAATGGGTTAATGATTTTGGGCAGTTCATTAGGTAACATAAGGCGACAATAATATCGCCTCGCCTGCATAGAGTCAAAATAGAAAGTAATATTCGTTCATTTTATCGTAAAAACAGATTATAGTTGGTTAAATCACATGAAAATTGTTCTGGCATCTAGCTCCCCCTATAGAAAAGCGCTTTTAGAAAGACTAAAAATCGAATTTACAGTCGCAAACCCGGACATTAATGAAGATTTAGCCATTGAATCCCACCAAGCACTGGTAGAAACTTTATCTGTTCAAAAAGCACAACACGTTGGCATGCTACATCCAAATGCCTTCTGTATTGGCTGCGATACAATCGCAACGATGGGAAAAATACGGCTGGGCAAACCCCTTAATTTTGAAACAGCAATGCAACAGCTACTTTCTATGAGTGGCCAAACCATACATTTTTATACCGGCATTGCCCTTCACTGCGCATCCAAAAATACATTATTTAAAAAGACTATTATCACAGAAGTGCTCTTTAGAAAATTGACACCCGCCATGATTACACATTACTTAAATGCCGAAGAACCCTATCAAAGCTGTGGCGCTTTCAAGTCTGAAACCTTAGGAACAGCTCTCATTCAAAAATGTCAAAGCGACGATCCAACGGCCATTATTGGTTTACCTTTGATTACTTTATGCGATATGTTTGAGCAAGCAGGTGTGTCAATTTTTGGAGGAGAACGAGTATATTAAGGGTGATTTATGCAGAGAATTTAAGGTCAAACAGCTAAATTTCTCTTTGCATTATTCATACTATATATCGCCAACACCTTCTCTATCTATAAATGAGCATAGCGAATGATTTTTTCCTCTCCCAAAATTGGTAGAGGGAAAAATATTCGCTTTGCGAACCCAGAATGTACATAGAGGGACATGAGGATTACGAGAAGACGAAGCCTCCCCCTACATTGTGCCCCTTACGGGTAAAATTCATGTGGAAAGAGTATATTATTGGACAAATTCACCAGGTGCCCTATCCCCCACCATACTATTATTTTCTTTTGTGAGTTTCTCAATGTATAAATTAAACAATTCTGATACATTTTGGTCGTCAGGCATGGTTGCTAACATGCGCTTGTAACGCATCACTTCATTTGTCAAATCCGTAATGCTAACATTCCATTCTTGATAAGTTTGATCAATCATTGCTTTTACTTTTTCATGATCTTGTTTGACAAATTCCCAAATGGAATAATTACGCGCTGTCTTTTTATCCCAGTCAACTACTTCAATTTTAGCTCTTAATAAAGCATCCATATGCTCCAAAAATAATTTTTTCGTTAATTCATACTCAAAAAAGAAATCACCCAAAATCATTGTAATCATAGCGGGATAATCATCTAGCATGTTATCTGGAATGATTTTGGCATCAATGTTCATTCTTAAGAGTGCCGCTTGGTAATAAAAAGTCGCCTTAGGAATATTTTTTTCACCGTAATAATATGCAGACATGCCCGCTAAAAACAAAGGTGATACTTTGTCCAGATGTGTTTCTAACTGCTCAACAAAACCTTGATTAAAATTAACACCAAATACTTTTACACCGCCTTCTAATATGTGACCAGGCGGTGTCATCGCCTCTGGTTCTGTCACAGAGATAGTAGGTACAGCAGCGGTCGCTGTAGAAGCATATACAGCTCTATCTATGGCAACAACGCTGAAAAACACCGCCAAACAACTAGAAACGAATTTACCAATCCATAAAGACATATCATTAATCCAAGTTTTATCATTAGGACTATAAAAAATATAGCAAAGAATACAAAATATGGAGTATATAAATTTGCTCAAATACGTTATGGTGATACGACACCTAGTCTTATATTCAAGCACACAATTAATACATGAAAGTAAATCGACTGATCAGCATCGCAGCAGGAGCAACTTTAAGTAGCATTGGCCTACTCACAGGCCTCGCGGTTGGCTGGTTACCTGCATTCATTTTATCGATGATTGGAATGGGCTCACTCTTTCATTTTTTAATGGCTATTTTAGGATTAAGCGCAGGCTTCTTAATCTATGTAAAAGCCTCTAAATATTTTAACTGCTGGCCAATGTATAGCCCCCCTCCATCAAGCATACAACAAATGCTTAATTTAGTGCGTAGTGTGCCTCAAGAAAGCTTATATGAAGATGCAAAAACAGCTATCCGAAAAATTGAAGCTGAACTTGCTTTGCAATACCAACACGGATGGAAAAACTTTAAGGTTGAGTTCACAAACGAAACCTCAGATCTTTCGCACTCTGCCACAAACACACTTTTAAGGCCTCTACATGATCTGTTACCTCAAAGCCCAGAAGAAGGTGTAGCTACATCTACTGTATTAACCAAAATTTCTAACTGGACATCTTCAAAACGCAAACATTCTTAAGGTTTTTATTAAAAATAATTTGACTAAATAACTACCTATGCTACCATGCTGGCCTCATTGAAATAACTTCGAGGTTATTGTGCCCTCCACCACGCCAACATATTTATTTTGTTTTGATTTCGATAACACTTTAGTAAAAGGACATTTCCATAATCAACTCTGTGGTTTAAATGTAAGCCCCGGCAAAGCGACGCCCGAACAAATCGAATCACTCATTAAAAAATTCGGCATTTTAAATAAAGATGAGCTACTCAAAACGTTTAAGAAAATTTTAGAAAATGGCCACAAAATAGCTATTACTACTTGGTCAGATTACCCTGAAGTGGTTGTACCCACTTTAAAACATATCGGTCTTAACGAAACAGAAATAAAACAAATTTATATCGCCAGTGGACTGCCAGAAAATCAAGCTCTACGCAAAGAAACACATATCGAAGGCGCTAAAAAACATTTTTCGATACAAGATAATGCATATGTTGTACTGATTGATGACGATCAAATGAACGTATTACATGCACAGAAAAATGGTCAACTCGGTATTCTAGTAGACGCAGATGACAATGATGCTTTGTATCTAAAACAAGTCCAAAGCATGCTCACTGGAAAGAGAATAACCCCAGCAGCAAAACAATCCAGAAGCAATCCCCGTCAATGGTTGATAGCCATAATAGCTGGCATAGCAGTTGGTCTTACAGCATGGTATATGGGGGCAATACTTTGGATGGCAGTGACAGCAGCAATATTAACCACAAGCATTACAACGCTTGTACAAAAATATTTTTTCGCGCCCAAAGAGGTAACGCCATTGGTAACGGCACCTGCTAAACCTGCTCAAATACAAAAACCAGTTGTAAAACCTTCTGTTTCATCGAAACCAACACCCAAACCAATCATAAAAAAGCATATCCATCCAAATAATGCGCCGGATAATACTCAAAAAAATGCTTCAATTTGCACTTTTGCACAAGTAAGAGATGCGTCCTCAACCACTCAAGGTAATATCATTTCTATCAATGGTTTACCCTTTTATCAATCATCAGGAGATAATTCTGCTTTTCCCGATACTTGGTTCCCCTTTTTCGGTTGTCTAGAAAATGATCTTAATGTATTGAGAAAAAAAGGTTGGTACATAAAGATAAATCATTATTATCCAACGCCAGCGCATCAAATACCCAAAGACATTGAGAGAAAAATGAATGAATTATTTCCTTCTTATGGCTCTTGTAACGCAGGCAGAGAGCTTTTAAACCGTTTCTATAATATGCCCTGTTTATTACTCTCTTCATGGTTAGGTGGCGGCTTATGGAAAGAAGAACGCGGTCAGAAACTTAAAGCATTTCTGCAAGAGCAATATCCTAGCTTCTATAAAAATTTACCAGCACCTGCACCTACATTTCTAAGTGCGCAACCAATGAAAACAATGGAAGAAGTAAATCAATGGTTGTGCCAAAAAGCACAAGTACAAAAGATTGAGGATTTAAAAGACAAACTACCTATGCAAATCATAAGCATGAAAATACAAGATGGAGCAACAGAAAAAAAAACGCCAGTAAGAAAGAAAGTGTGTATTGCAGAGCTAGACAGCATGGAAGGTCAAAGGTTGTACAACGTACGATATAAGCTACAAACCCAAGGAAAAAGCCCTTGTCCTGCTCGAGCCGATGGAGAGCAATCACTTAGAAGATATCATCTCAAACGTAAAAATATTGCACATATGCAATAAAAAAGGGGCTAAAACTAATGCTCTGTCCGTTAAGTAGATTGGCATTACTCTATGTCTCTTTTTTCGCATAGGTCAATGCAAAGTAAATTAATAAAATTTCGGATGAGCACAGCGAATCAGTTTTCTTTCTTTGTTGTCAAAGAAAGAGGCATCTTTAGATGCAGAGAAGGATTTTTAAAACAAAGATTTAAAAAAATCCATCTGCTCACTAAAGTTGAGCCTCTTCCCTTGATTCCAAGGGAAGAGCATCATTCACTTCGTTCATTTTTTTACTGATGGGTATTTACTGAAGTTTTTGCTGACCCAAACCTAATTCAGCTTTAAAAGACTGTCCAATAGAGGTTCCAAATCGTGATGCTAGCTTATCTAAGAAATTATTAGAAACTGTGTAATCAATAATCTCTTCTACACCAATGACTTCACGCGCAACATAACCTGCACTTCCCAAACCATCGACTAAACCAAGTGCTAATGCTTGATCA is part of the Candidatus Berkiella cookevillensis genome and harbors:
- the plsX gene encoding phosphate acyltransferase PlsX; the protein is MKNSPVNTICIALDAMGGDHGPRVVIPAALDVIKNYPNLHLILVGDEARIEQELAKHAVKAHSQLTIHHTTQQVLMDESPAFALRSKRDSSMRVAINLVKEQKAHACVSAGNTGALMAIARFVLKTLPGIDRPAIVYPMPINVDQKKMGRMRMLDLGANVDCEAEHLFQFAVMGSILAQGVDNIPKPKVGLLNIGSEAIKGSEAVKKAAQLLEESGLNYVGFVEGTNMYQGVADVVVCDGFVGNVALKCSEGVADMLIRTIKRAFTDGWYARFAAFIALPVLKKIAARAEPSQYNGATFLGLNGIVIKSHGNAEKDSYKHAILEAIVEVTHNIPERIRVEVEKTLGARKRAQNV
- the rpmF gene encoding 50S ribosomal protein L32, translated to MAVQKDKVSRSRRDKRRTHDKVTKPTLSIDSESGETHRRHHVTADGYYRGRQVIDTPMDADEE
- a CDS encoding Maf family protein, which encodes MKIVLASSSPYRKALLERLKIEFTVANPDINEDLAIESHQALVETLSVQKAQHVGMLHPNAFCIGCDTIATMGKIRLGKPLNFETAMQQLLSMSGQTIHFYTGIALHCASKNTLFKKTIITEVLFRKLTPAMITHYLNAEEPYQSCGAFKSETLGTALIQKCQSDDPTAIIGLPLITLCDMFEQAGVSIFGGERVY
- a CDS encoding YceD family protein yields the protein MLPNELPKIINPLKLCQDNQKGHVLTANVFVSELTGLGLDNVQPADRVLTVALEFGIDAEGIPTIEGHFSGSLLLTCQRCLEAFDYQISQDICVSPVISIEAAKELPEQYEPLLLNDETISLLAWLTEELHLALPMTPKHTHPCALVQPKEAEIEKTEEEKIFPFKNLMNDLDKT